The following proteins are co-located in the Eleginops maclovinus isolate JMC-PN-2008 ecotype Puerto Natales chromosome 1, JC_Emac_rtc_rv5, whole genome shotgun sequence genome:
- the hsd17b10 gene encoding 3-hydroxyacyl-CoA dehydrogenase type-2, which produces MANIRCVKGMVGLVTGGASGLGRATVERLIQNGASAVILDLPSSDGPALAASLGPRCAFAPADVTSEEEVQSAVSLATEKFGKLDLAVNCAGIAVAVKTYNFNKKLAHSLTDFQRVINVNIAGTFNVIRLAVGEMGKNEPDADGHRGCIINTASVAAFDGQVGQAAYSASKGGIVGMTLPIARDLAPMGIRVITIAPGLFSTPLLAGLPEKVRSFLARQVPFPSRLGDPAEFAHLVTSLAENPMINGEVIRLDGAIRMQP; this is translated from the exons ATGGCGAACATTCGATGTGTCAag GGTATGGTGGGTCTGGTGACGGGCGGTGCGTCTGGTTTGGGACGGGCCACCGTGGAGCGTCTGATCCAGAATGGAGCGTCAGCTGTGATCCTGGACCTGCCCTCCTCTGACGGACCGGCCCTGGCAGCCAGTCTGGGGCCCCGCTGTGCCTTCGCTCCTGCTGAT gTGACGTCGGAGGAAGAGGTTCAGTCGGCGGTGTCTCTGGCCACAGAGAAGTTCGGGAAGCTGGACCTGGCGGTTAACTGTGCCGGCATCGCTGTCGCCGTGAAAACGTACAACTTCAACAAGAAGCTCGCACACAGCCTGACAGACTTCCAGCGCGTGATCAAT GTGAACATTGCAGGAACCTTTAATGTGATCCGTCTGGCGGTGGGGGAGATGGGGAAGAACGAGCCGGATGCCGATGGACACCGGGGCTGCATCATCAACACAGCCAGCGTGGCAGCCTTTGACGGACAG GTCGGCCAAGCAGCATACTCAGCTTCTAAAGGCGGCATCGTTGGAATGACCCTCCCCATCGCACGAGATCTGGCACCCATGGGCATCAGAGTCATCACCATAGCACCCG GCCTGTTTTCCACGCCCCTCCTGGCCGGTCTTCCAGAAAAGGTGCGCTCCTTCCTTGCACGCCAAGTGCCCTTCCCCTCCCGCCTGGGAGACCCCGCTGAATTCGCCCACCTGGTGACGTCCCTGGCGGAGAACCCGATGATCAACGGGGAGGTGATCCGATTGGACGGAGCCATTCGCATGCAGCCCTGA